The following is a genomic window from Micrococcus cohnii.
CCAGCTGCAGGGCACGTTCGAGCAGGGCTGTGAACTTGATCTTCTCGTTGCAGCGCAGGCACGGGTTCGGCGTGCGCCCCGCCGCGTACTCGGAGACGAAGTCCTCGACCACGTCCTCGGCGAAGCGCTCCGAGAAGTCCCACGTGTAGTACGGGATTCCGAGCTTCTCGCAAGCCCGCCACGCATCGGAGGCGTCCTCGATGGTGCAGCACCCGCGTGAGCCGGTGCGCAGGGTCCCAGGCATGCGGGACAGAGCGAGGTGCACGCCGACGACGTCGTGCCCGGCGTCGACGGCACGGGCGGCGGCGACGGCGGAATCGACACCGCCGGACATGGCGGCCAGGACCTTCACGGGCGGGCTCCTTCGTCAGTCGGATCGGCGAGCCCGGCGACGAGGCCGGGCAGAGTCTGCAGTACTCGGTCAACGTCCGCGTCGGTCGTCGTATGCCCGAGGCTGAACCGCTGGGTGGCGCGGGCGGCTTCGGGCGGCAGCCCGGCCGCCTCGGCGAGCGCCGCGACGACGTGGCTCGGCTCGGCGACCCCGGCGGTGCACGCCGAACCGGAGGACGTGTCGAGCCCGGCCGTGTCGCACGCGAAGAGCAGGGCGTCCGCGTTCGTCCCGTCGACGGTGACATGCACGTTGCCCGGCAGCCGGCACGTGCCCGCGGCCAGCGCCTGGCCCGTCGCCGGGTCGATGTCACGGGGCCCGGTCAGGCGCACCCCCGGCATCGTCAGCAGAGCGTCGATCACCCGATCACGCAGGCCACCGAGCCGTCGGGCCTCGTCCACCCGCTCGGCCACCGCCTGATCGGCCGCGGCGGCGAACGCAGCGGCGAGCGCGACGGACACCGTGCCCGAACGCAGCCGACGCTCCTGGCCGCCCCCGTGCAGGATCGGTTCCAGCCGAGCATCGCGACGCACGCACAACGCGCCCACGCCGACCGGGGCGCCGAGCTTGTGCCCGGAGACGGCCATCGTCGTGGCGCCGCTCGCGGCGAAGTCCACCTCCAAGGCGCCGAACGCCTGCACCGCGTCCGTGTGGAGGGGAACGCCGTGCGCGGCGGCGATCCGGGCGGCCTCGGCAACCGGCTGCACCGCGCCGATCTCATTGTTCGCCCACATCATCACGGCCAGCGCGGTGCGCTCCGGGGCCTCGGCCAGGGCTGCCTGCCAGGCGACCAGGTCCACGACGCCCTCGCCATCGACCGGCACGAGCACGGATTCGGCTTCCTCACGCTCGACGAGGCGGTCGATCACGTCGAGCACGGCGTGGTGCTCGACGCCGGTGTGCACGATGCGCGGCCGGGGCACAGCGCCGACGGCGGTCGCCGGCGACGGTCCCGTCGCGTTGCGGGCACGGAACAGACCGGTCACGGCGAGGTTGTCCGCCTCGGTGCCGCCGGAGGTCAGCACGACTTCCGAGGGGTGACAGCCCAGGTCCGCCGCGAGGCGATCGCGGGCCTGCTCAAGCACGAGCTTGGCCCGGCGCCCGCTCGCGTGCAGGGAGGCGGGGTTCGCCCCCAGCGCGG
Proteins encoded in this region:
- a CDS encoding cysteine desulfurase family protein, with product MTHDPRRRVYLDHAATTPVRPVALAAFSEAAALGANPASLHASGRRAKLVLEQARDRLAADLGCHPSEVVLTSGGTEADNLAVTGLFRARNATGPSPATAVGAVPRPRIVHTGVEHHAVLDVIDRLVEREEAESVLVPVDGEGVVDLVAWQAALAEAPERTALAVMMWANNEIGAVQPVAEAARIAAAHGVPLHTDAVQAFGALEVDFAASGATTMAVSGHKLGAPVGVGALCVRRDARLEPILHGGGQERRLRSGTVSVALAAAFAAAADQAVAERVDEARRLGGLRDRVIDALLTMPGVRLTGPRDIDPATGQALAAGTCRLPGNVHVTVDGTNADALLFACDTAGLDTSSGSACTAGVAEPSHVVAALAEAAGLPPEAARATQRFSLGHTTTDADVDRVLQTLPGLVAGLADPTDEGARP